The Mobula hypostoma chromosome 1, sMobHyp1.1, whole genome shotgun sequence genome includes the window CTGACCCTCATACTGAGATTTTTGGAAGAAGTTAAAATCGAtataaataatgaaaataatatttaacaagagattctgtagatgccagAAATCCGGAGCAAAACGTACAAAATGCTGAgatgctcagcaagtcaggcagcatctacaggaagtaATCAACGGCTGATGTTCAGggtcagacccttcatcagtaaagtTTAAAAACATTTGGTTTGTGgaaataattttaatattttaacaaGATAAGCCAAACTACTCATCTGCACTTACTTTTCCATGCAGATTGACAACCTTGCTATTTCCAAGTGTGACAATACAGCTGCaatgtagtgggggggggggcagaaatgAAAAAAATCTAACCTCATTCAGTTTAATGAGGGAgttatagaaaaatacagcacagaaacaggccctctgacCCATCTAATCTGTTTAAAGTGCCTACACCCGTCGGCCTGCATTGGGACTATCATCCTCcgtacccctatcatccatgcacttatccaaacttctcttaagcattgaaattaaGTGCTCAtggaccacttgcactggcagcccattccacactctcccaACCCGCTGAGTGAAGACGTTTTTGCTCACGTACCCCTTACACTCTTcagctttcatccttaacccacgatctctggttatagtcccacccaacctcagtgcaaaaagcttgcttgcatttaccctatctataccccccataattttgtattcctctaccaaatctcctctcaatcttctatgctctaaggaataaagttctaacctattccttataactcaggtcctccagacccagcaacatccttgtgaattgtctctgcactcttccaaccttatttacatctttcctgtaggcaggtgaccaaaattacacacaatactccaaattaggcctcaccaatgtcttatacaattcaacataacattgcatctcctgcactcaacactttgatttatgaagggcaatatGTCAAAAgcattcttaacaaccctatctacctgtgccaccactttcaatgaattatggacctgtatttgcagtccctttgttctaccacacccctcagtACTCTACTGTTCACTGTTTAAGACCTACTCCTGTTGGTCCTACCGAGGTGCAAAACctggcacttgtctgcattaaatcgcTGCTAGACTTCAGTGGCAGATTCAGGTCCACAGCAGGAGATCCACAGTGTGAAGCCTCAGAGAAACTGAGATGTGCACTGAGCCTAACCGGGTGCACTGAATTCATAAAGGGAGCAAACAGCAGGGAAACCACTACTAATTCCACATCGTACCAAGTGCAGGTGGCAGTTTGCAAGATCCTCCAAATGAAATGCTGGGAGCTTCTGAAGTAAGGATGACGTTTCAATGAAttaaaaacaacaaacaaaatgGCTCACCTCTATGTTTTCATCCAGCTGCTTTATCAGATTTGGAGGAGGTTCATCTTCAGTAACCAATATCTGCTCTGTTGAGAGACTGCGATTCACTTTCACCTTGCTTACCGTTGCGTATGCCGCGGTACCATCAGCGGGCTGGTGATTTTGATCTTGTACCACAACATTCAAATCTGTAGCTTCTGCCTCACTATAAATTTCATTGACCACACTGCCAGTTTCCTCTTTCAGCTCTTTCACTGTTTCATAGAGAGAGTCTTCAGTGACCATGTCCGGTGAGGAGCTGTCCTTTAACACTTCATAGGTGTTACACACCCCCTGCGAGGTCTTGGCTTCATTCACTTCTGTCGATTCTGCGGCAGCTGTTGGATCATTGCCTGGTATTTCAGGCAGCTCCCTACTCTGTGTACATTTTGAAGATTTACACTGTGCATCCTGGTTTGGCTCAACTGGAAGCAATGCATCTTCAGAGGAATTTACAATTGTACTTTGATCTGAAAGGACTACCAAAGCAAAGTTATATagcaacattttctatttttaaaaagcacaataatTGAGTTGATTCTTTTCCCCCCACCCATCTGCAATTAAGGTTTGACAACCAAAAATTAGCATTGATGCATTTGAACAGTTGATACGTAGGAGGGAGCctaattttgaggtgattggaggaaaatatgttTGAAAACGCCAGAGGTAGATttcattttacacagagagtggtgtggaacgcgctgccagggtggtggcagaagcagatacattagggacatttaagagactcaagatcagaatcagaatcaggtttactatcaccggcacgtgatgtgaaatttgttaacttagcagcaacaattcaatacaatacataatctagcagagagagaaaaaataataataaataaaacaataataaacaagtaaatcaattacgtatattgaatagaattttcaaaatgtgcaaaaacagaaatactgtatatttaaaaaaagtgaggtagtgtccaaagcttcaacatccatttaggaatcggatggcagaggggaagaagctgttcctgaatcactgagtgtgtgccttcaggcttctgtacctcctacctgacagtaacagtgagaaaagggcatgccctgggtgctggacgtccttaataatggacactgcctttctgagtcaaccctccctaaagatgtcctgggtactttgcaggctagtacccaagatggagctgactagatttacaaccttttgcagcttctttcggtcctgtgcagtagccccttcataccagacagtgatgcagcctgtcagaatgctctccacagtacaactatagaagtttttgagtgtatttaacaCATGGATGAGAGGAAATGGAGAGCTTAGAGGGAGAGAAGGATGAGGCTGAACTTGCATTCAGTTAGAAGGGCAAAGGGTCTGTACTTAGCTGTACTGCTTTATGTTTCTAAATAACACCAtgctgatgaaatgctttgatatTGGACAATGGCATTgctaaaataataaatatcaatgaAAATAAATGGTAACATTTTGACGACTTCCAGAAGGGACCATTAATCCACCTAGAATTGTTAAAAATCTCCCCACCACAAACCATTTGaaatgttacttatttatataccgAATGTACAACAGGTCTACGCTTTCCTTTGCTAGAAGTTGAGAAAGTTACTTTGGATTGCACATGCCAATTGCTGCCTTACCATCTCCATTTGTAAGGCTCTCAGTGTGACCATTCGCTGGCAGCTCACTTCTGGAGCTCACTAGGTAACTGTTGGTCTCCTTCTCTGAAGGCTGAAAAACATTGATGTCACTGCAGAGTTTCCAAAAaacagttacaataagaaattttcCCCACCACTTTTCTTTGAAAAATTTGACACTTGAGTGTGCTTAGGCTGcctgaaataaaaaataaataaatcttatacTGCAGAAATAAGCCTGTAGTTCCCGCGCAGGTTTGGGTCATTTGAATGGAATTATAAAgtgattctgctgatgctggaaatccagagtaacacggaAATCTGGCAGcgttggagaggaataaagagtcaatggtGCTTCTTTATGACGAGAAAGGAAgagtgaagatgccagaataaggtggtgggggaggggaggggaaggagtacaagctttaATGtgatggtcctctctcctctcctatcagattccttcttcagcacttttccacctatcgcgtccatgcttcttacttcatccccctttccccccctcccacctaccttccccctcacctgactgTACCTGTATCACCTGTACGAGTGAGTGATATGACACAGAGATTCAGGTCTAGAAAAATTCACTAGAAGTTTAAAGTAGTAAGTGCCCTGTTGTAAGATTGTTCTGAAAGTGCACATTTAATTTCTATTAAGGCAATACACAACAATTTCCTCATTGTGCCCTGCTGTTCAATGTCCTTAAACTTGGCATTTGCACTTGGCAATTTGCAGACGAGTGCCCCACTGAATTTCTGGAGCTGTGCAATTGAACCTCTGTTGGTGaagtaaatgaaaaataaaaacaaaacaacccCTCCTTTTCACATGTTGAATGCCGAAAGAAAAACTACATCATGTTTCATTGGAAGGAAACTGTAAGGCTTttggaaataaaaaataaactgcaGTACACTTGTTTAAATGCTAGGAGATAGAATCTTGTAGTACTCCAGGtgacaatttaaaaattaaatttgcaACACAGAGGTAAGAGGGCTGGAAATGCAAATGGAGATAAACTGGGTGACtaacaaacaatctgttggaggaactcagcaggttgtggAGAATCTGGGAGGAGGAAGGGAACTggcgacattttgggtcaaaaccctgcctcTCTGGATGGTGAATCAATCATTTTGTTCACTCTTCTGCTTCTCATAACTTGTGAGGCGTCACAGTGGCGCGGTGGTTAGCACAACCCCTTACAGCGCcagtgacacgggttcaattcctgtgctCTCCCCGTAACCGCAGTGAGTTTCcaccagatgctccggtttcctcccacagtccaaagatgtatcggttggtaggttaactgtcccgtgattaggccaagaTTAAATCTGGactgttggcgtgtggccaagtggttaaggcatcggtctagtgatctgaaggtcgctagttcgagcctcagctgaggcaacgtgttgtgtcggtgagcaaggcacttaaccacacattgctctgcgatgacaccggtgccaagctgtatcggccctagtgcccttcccttggacaacatcggtggcgtgtagaggggagacttgcagcatgggcaactgccagtcttccatacaaccttgcccaggcctgtgccctgaaaaccttccaaggcacaaatctatggtctcacgagaccAACGGATGCCTAAATCTGGactgctgggcggcgtggctcaaagggccgggtAGGGCCTATTCcccgctgtatctcaataaattaaaaataaacaaataaaaaactGGCTCAGAAGTGTGAggtaattcactttggaaggttgaatttgaagtcAGAATATAGTGTTGATGGCATgattcttggcagcgtggaggagcaGACCGTTCTTGggttcacgtccacagatccctcaaactTAAcaacaagttgataggatggttaagaaggtatggtatggtgtgttggccttcattaatcatagGACTGAGTTCAATTACATTAGAGCTCTACAAGTCCCTGGTTAGACCTCAggtggaatattgtgtccagttctggccgcctcattataggaaggacatagaagcttagagagggtgcaagaggagatttaccaggtacTGCTTGGATTGGAAAGCATGTCTCATAAGGATAAGCTGAGCAAGTTtgagttttctctttggagtgatggaggatgagaggtgacgatagaggtgtacaagatgataacaggCCTGGAATGTGTGGATTGTTCCtcaggtggaaatggttaatgcCCACGAacataattttaagttgattggaaggaagtatgggggctgggggagatgtcagaaatatattctttacacagagattggtgagtgtttGGAATGCCCTGCTTGgtgtggtggaagaggcagatagattaggggcatttaggaaactctttgacaggaacatggatgacagaaaatggAGAGCAATGTGCGAAAGAAGGGCTAGGTTGATCttagtaggttaaaatgtcaaccGACATCATGGCCTATACTGTGCTTAGCTATAGGCAGGGTTAAttagaaatagaaaataaaagataATACGCACCAACAGTGACCATGCACAGTGAAATTAATAAAATGCAGCAGAAAAGTTCATATGGGGGGTGGAGTTGGTGTggagggaagaggaagaggaaagggAGATAGAGCACATCTAATGTAGAGCCATAGAgtcaaagtacagcacagaaacaggcccttcagcccatctagtccaattaaactgcctactcccatcaacctgcaccgacAGCaaagacctccatacccctatccaaacttcgcttaaacgttgaaattgaggtCGATAATACCACTTGCGCTGGCGGCTCATTACACACTCTCAAAACCTTCTGaagcgaagaagtttcccctcatattccccttaagcatttcatctttcacccctaacccattaCCTCTATTTGTAATCCCACTCAAtctcagtggggaaaaaaaaaatcacaaaacacaagaaaatctgcagatgttgggaatccaaagcaacacacacacacacacacacacacacacacaaaatgctgcaggaagtcAGCGGTTCAGGTAGCAGAAGGGTATTGGCCCAAAATGTGAACTGTCtactcttttcacagatgctgcctgacttgctgagttcctccagcattttgtacgtgctgttcagtggaaaatgccttctTTCATTTATCCTagctatatccctcataattttgtatacctctatcaaatctcatctcATTTAATGGATTCAGTAGGCTGCTGCTTTGAGAATATGCCAATTAAATTGGAGATGCTGGGGACATGGAGAgaaaagggaaaggaagaagaggcAAAAAGGAGAGAGGGCATTAAAATCAGAGCAACATCATTAGCTGAATGACCTATGCAGTGATGTACTGTTTGATTCATAGAAAACTAAAGAGTTGTAGAACACTTACCATGTTTAGTAGATTGTCCTCCTTATCTGGAGATCTGTCAGTAGAAGGACAAATTCATTGTTACATCGTCAAATATACTTAAATACATGCTTTGAAATAACAGTTAACCTGAGGCcctgtccacactagactggataaatccgtaaccaaagctttttctcttcgttttgaccctccgtccacattgaaacggcattttcctcccccgaaaactgagcttttctaaaacactccccagagtgtttaaatctgaaaatgccagtTGGCCGTTGTAGTGTGAACGGGGTAACTGGCTAATTTTAAAAActctgtcatgacgtgccggaacaaatggtggcggcagtGCGGcagttcattgttttcttgaacgcaacctccaacaccacaacaatatctgacaatagacgtgtaacagcctaatgtaacattgtatggaaatacaagataacactgatgcagacatgttttatacatttaacaaggtgctttattaatgtattgcttgtgcaaacattcaatagatgcaattgtcacttttgcccagtaactcgttttattgaacatgttaaatacagcaaaataatacacaaaaacctggcaaaagtaaaggcaaacaaatgaagtAACAGCAAATTCCACTTTTGCTCAGTAACAAGcattattgcatttagttgtagccgtcgtccctttcatcagtgaagagactatggctgtaagaaatgtttctggacaaatgcgcaccaagtcttttgtttggcaatttcctttttagtttttctagtctgtaactggacaagcatgcaccaagtataccgtttcctctttgtttgttttctgtgtgtcctgcgcatgcccagtaggaggagattcgcccaaatacccgttttaatgtggacggaggtattttcaaaaacgcctggtgtggacgcctatcgtttttacgtgaaaccagtgttttcaaaattatctggtctagtgtggacgtagctttAGTCTTCTTTGCCCAGTGACAGTGGCGAAGTGTGCATTACAATGAAGCAGTTGTTTGAGTTCTCTACAATCTAGCACAATCAACACAATAACAACCTCAAAGCATTAATCATTCACATGGTCCTAAACAATACTCTTCGTAAGCAGGGATAATGATTTGAAAAAGAAAGTTCCTAGGTTTGGCCCTGTCATCATAGACAAGAGTACATCCTGCGGAAGTATGCTTTTCATGCAAATTTGGAATTATTTGCTGAGTCTGGATTAACTGCTCATTTGGGTAGGAATATTAAAGACAGTGTACAGCCTATCGATCCAATTCATTCATGCTGCCCAAAATACTTGTTCTTAGTTCTTTTTTGTGTAAATGAAGAATGGTTGGGGATACTGTATATGTTGGTGAAAGTGTTACCCTAGCAAATAATTCAATAATAACTATGTAAAGATCCCCACCGATAAAAACACTATGCTTTTGATTCTGTTGCGAGTACACTCCCTGAAGGTTCCATAAGTACTACTGATGATAAATAAGCCTACAACCACAATAATTGAACAGCTACAGGGGGGAAAAGGTGTATGTTTTCTGTATACCTATTAACAGCTGTGTAATTCTACAGATATTCAAAACAATACACAGATATATCAGCGATGATACATCTTTTGAAAATGAAGGCATACCTTCACCTTCCCTTCTTCTGAAAGAATCATACTGAGGTAGATTCAATTTAAAGGGATCACAGGATTATTAACTAACTTCAAGTTTGGTCACGATGGATAGCGTTTCCATTCCAGAAAAGTTTGTTGAACTGCCAGTTGACCTTAAGTCAGTCATGTGTTGGGGCCACATGATTAAACACATcttccatccctctgttgtgcGGGCAATATGAGACGGAACACAAAGCACCAACGTTCCAATTACAATCCAAACAAATCCCTCAGAGGAGAAAAATTAGgcaatatttttctttttattgtatTAATAAAAACACctgatcgatgggagtaggcagttttaaatggttcggcatagactagatgggctgaatggcctgtttctgtgctgtacttttctatgactttacaCCAGTTCATTACTCAGAAGAGTTTTAAAAATGTAGATCTTAATGGGGTgattaattaaaatattaaaaaaggtggagggagggatggacAAACTATCCTCTCTCGGTGCAGTCACTGTTGAAAACTTTTTAAGGATACCATAACTTTACAGGATTTCTATTTTCAGACTAATTAGTCTGACTTCTGGGGCTTTGGGAAATCCATCAGGTAAAATGAATGATAACCTGATGTAGCATGCCTTTATAATGGTGTGTTGGAAACAGCTATGCTTTGCTTGGAGCATCAGGCTAAATCAAAGAAGCCAAAATTTCATTCCAATCTccacaattcccccccccccacccccgacacaCGAGGGTCATCAACCCTCCCAACAACATCCCTTCTCTTAATATTCCCGATCTCTTAACCATACCCATTCCCTTCTCCATTATTTCCATCTCCAAAATGGGCCAAACTGATCTAGTTCTTGGGTTGCATTATTTTCTGTAACATTGGTTCCTTCTCAATACTTTGTGTATAAACACTCACTGACCACTTCATTACACACACCTGCtcgtaaatgcaaatatctaatcagccaatcatgcggcagcaactcaacgcatgaaagcatgcagacatggtcaagaggttcagctgatgCTCaggccaaacattagaatggaaagaaatgtgattgaagtgactgTGAgcatgggatgattgttggtgccggatgGGATGGTTtttaatatctcagaaactgctaatctcctgggattttcatgtacgaCAGTTTCTAGAGTCGGAGTTCCCAtatggagtccacagacccctcagttaatggtaagcctccatggcataaaaaaggttggaaatccctgctctagagttgatagcaataaaaacatccagtgagaagctgttgtgtgtgtgaaaatgcTTTAGAGGagatagaggagaatggccagactaattcaagctgacaggaaggtggctgTAATTCAAATACCGAAgatcatctctgaacgcacaacacgtcagaTGGGACACAGAAGCAGCAGACCGTGAACATGCACTCAGGGGAAGTACCTCATAAAGTGACCACTCAGTGTCGAGCACAATTCATTTGAAGAAAAATCTAACTGTGGGAGAACTTGTGCGTCGTCTGTAATGCACCACGTCATCCCACCCACAATCAATGCAAACAAATCAAACATCCCTTTGGATGACTCCCTTCTGGAGATATGTACATATCATTTTAATGCATTTTCAGTATCTTTATCTTTTTAAATGCTATTGATTGTCATTTTCTGTATATTGTACACCTACTATGTCCATAACGGAGAAATTGTATTTGTTCAGCTTCAGAAATCATTTGCATACTCATTGAATGAGTACTCATGAGTGATTTTACCTTCTGCAAAAATAATTGGAcaattcatttttacttttaacACAATAAAATACCAAATATACTTTAAGTACCAATGCCTGCACGATTACTGCTAGAGATGGAAATGTCTTGATGCTACACAAAGGAGCTTAAATGAATACTCAAAAGAACTGTAATGCTAACATGAATTCTTATTGTAGATTGATGCATGGACATTTCAGTCCATTCAGTTATGGGATTGTGATGCTAAATTTGCACACATACTGGGATGCACGATAACCAGACTGGCATCTACTGCAAGACCATATTGATAATCTCAAAAAGAAAAGGGCATTATAGACTTGCTATATCCGTAAACTCAAATTGTGTTCAGGGAAGATTTCACAAACCAGCAAGAGATTAATAGCAAATTATTAGAAGACCAGCCTCTCCTGCATAAGCTCTTTAatcttctgcccacaatgttttaaaaaaactcaCTATAAACAATGAAATCTAGGTCATGAATGTCCTCGCTACAATAAGGAATCTTGGGAGATAATTAAAATGAATTCACCCTGCTCTCCATTCTCAACACCAGAGCAGAGGATACAGATTTGGAACTGCTGTATTTCTCAATTCCCACAATCCAGTCAAGTGCATTACTAAAGAGTATTCTCCTTAGAACGATTATTTTCAACTGGCTTTGTTTTTTATATAAGAGCAGAGAAACataaattaataagcaatgcATTTCAGTGGAAAAGGCTAAGTAGCTAGATTAACATTATATAATTTCAAAAATACATAACCTCAATTCAAAGTTCCCACATGGACTCATCCCTAGCCTCTCCCCTT containing:
- the pag1 gene encoding phosphoprotein associated with glycosphingolipid-enriched microdomains 1 produces the protein MAPISADVVGVIPGLLDSGQYQVIFWGLFTFACAFLVMIVFIFLCSSCNRSPDKEDNLLNMPSEKETNSYLVSSRSELPANGHTESLTNGDVLSDQSTIVNSSEDALLPVEPNQDAQCKSSKCTQSRELPEIPGNDPTAAAESTEVNEAKTSQGVCNTYEVLKDSSSPDMVTEDSLYETVKELKEETGSVVNEIYSEAEATDLNVVVQDQNHQPADGTAAYATVSKVKVNRSLSTEQILVTEDEPPPNLIKQLDENIEIAAMYSTVTKSSQQWHQTDTELEAGYACIEEVTASRLPPTPNHLYASVSELEGAPKVPEQNKSVDAGGEDIDPGYEAISGLKETSPEQNVETGGNQSTCLGENDYESICEVNQK